DNA from Myxococcus guangdongensis:
AGGACACCGGCTCACCCCGGTATGGCGGTGCCTTGTTTCGAGACACGGCCCGCGCGTGACGCGGTGGACGCGGGCGGGGCCCCGTGGGCCCGTCGTCTGCCCGCATGGGATGGACGGAGGTCAGCGGCGTGAGCGCGCGTGCTCCAGGTAGGCCCGCACCAGGGGCGAGACGGGCAGGCGCAGGGCGGTGTCCAGGTCGATGAACGCCGCCCAGGTGACCTCGCGGTCATCGATGGTGAGCGCGGGCTCGTGCTCCACGTCGAGCTCGAGGAAGCGGACGTGGTCCTCCTTGTTCTCGGTGGTGCCCACGGTCTCGAAGACGGGGCGCAGGGTCGACGCGTCCACGCGCAGGCCGACCTCTTCGTGCAGCTCGCGGGCGCCGGCCTGTGCGGGGGACTCGCCCCGGTCCATGCCTCCGCCGGGCATGCTGAGCTGGTGCTTGTAGGAGTTCTGGAGGAGCAGCACCCGGCCGGCGTGCCACACGCCGACGAAGACGCCCTCCGTCCTGGGGTGACGCACGAGCCAG
Protein-coding regions in this window:
- a CDS encoding NUDIX hydrolase; its protein translation is MKRWVDALARTGYRGAYTLARVYWLVRHPRTEGVFVGVWHAGRVLLLQNSYKHQLSMPGGGMDRGESPAQAGARELHEEVGLRVDASTLRPVFETVGTTENKEDHVRFLELDVEHEPALTIDDREVTWAAFIDLDTALRLPVSPLVRAYLEHARSRR